A genome region from Sphaeramia orbicularis chromosome 19, fSphaOr1.1, whole genome shotgun sequence includes the following:
- the zdhhc4 gene encoding palmitoyltransferase ZDHHC4 has protein sequence MDFLTLFVIYVAVVLTCIALVCKYSGQQQTPFHTIFNAVAKVFAPITPKWLQKFSQWALHRLFHQRSNMFIYVHLLLEGAVYAEFTYEVFGYCRDMDTTLTSLSVPYILLAFKSSFFYLCIKRDPGTVTKKKVAGQLQIYPYDKRLFHPGVACPTCQLVKPARSKHCRVCNRCVQRFDHHCVWVNNCIGSQNTRYFLLYLFSLCAMAGDIALLTADMLLHAVLRSGLLRSSYIDEHGLQQQAGPLFVVQHLFLSFPRIIFMLGFLVFVFFLLAGYALFHTYLALVNQTSNEWYKSRGYVCQHCHPSTTADHFCSPAPDQSKRHYYSRGLLRNLGEIFFPPQPVQKKDN, from the exons ATGGATTTCCTCACTCTGTTTGTTATCTACGTCGCGGTGGTACTGACATGCATAGCCCTCGTCTGCAAATACTCAGGCCAGCAACAAACTCCCTTTCATACAATCTTCAATGCTGTAGCGAAG GTTTTTGCACCTATTACACCAAAATGGTTGCAGAAGTTTTCACAGTGGGCCTTGCACAGACTGTTTCATCAAAG AAGCAACATGTTCATCTATGTGCATCTCCTGCTGGAGGGAGCTGTGTATGCAGAATTTACCTACGAGGTGTTCGGGTACTGCAGAGACATGGACACCACTCTAACCAGCCTGTCTGTGCCTTACATCCTTTTGGCCTTCAAGTCCTCCTTCTTCTACCTCTGCATCAAGAGAGATCCAG GTACAGTGACAAAGAAAAAAGTTGCTGGTCAGCTACAAATCTACCCATACGACAAGAGGCTGTTTCACCCTGGAGTTGCCTGTCCAACGTGCCAGCTTGTAAAGCCAGCTCGCTCTAAACACTGTA GGGTCTGCAACAGGTGTGTTCAACGGTTCGACCACCACTGTGTCTGGGTCAACAACTGCATCGGTTCTCAGAACACACGCTACTTCTTGCTTTACCTCTTCAGTCTGTGCGCTATGGCAGGTGACATTGCCCTGCTTACAGCAGACATGCTGCTTCATGCTGTACTGCGATCTGGTCTTCTGAGATCCAGTTACATAGATGAGCATGGTCTGCAGCAGCAAGCAGGGCCTCTGTTTGTTGTACAG CATCTTTTTCTAAGTTTCCCCCGAATCATCTTCATGCTGGGCTTTCTGGTCTTTGTCTTCTTCCTGCTGGCAGGTTATGCCTTATTCCATACCTACCTGGCTCTGGTAAACCAGACGTCCAATGAGTGGTACAAAAGTCGAGGCTATGTTTGTCAGCACTGTCACCCAAGTACAACAGCTGACCATTTCTGCAGCCCAGCACCAGACCAGTCCAAAAGACACTACTATAGCAGAGGACTGCTGCGAAATCTGGGGGAAATTTTCTTCCCTCCACAACCTGTTCAGAAAaaagacaactga